The proteins below are encoded in one region of Mya arenaria isolate MELC-2E11 chromosome 15, ASM2691426v1:
- the LOC128219627 gene encoding uncharacterized protein LOC128219627 isoform X1 gives MEEGDEYPVRRFSLQEPRSAVGSTPVPPATPPRRRHTVTQAPMIGSLECQHRPRYVRTVPRYSSDDYFQEESLLPGQQYVHYSPTRSHYQGMTLHRPAVSHPLRPVQEVQPFYSTPVFNMRGSMVQQRAQSGPFFYEEMLSPAEEYAFSPTRDSSEVQGMHESVAGIRYSPRMPCKSMWPSGRQCSDPMMEEEFMRYQPQADVSPCSLQYNQVGQQVVKQNALSMNQPHSISVGGQQYVPVNSFSQMPVAFQNPNTMAEQGYDTQTYPGVVCETAQMNEQQLSAAMQPSIQQFGQNVQMVQPIQQHESQITQTSQQQMIQQYQQQQVQQLNQPVVPQSDLSCQGEHQPSLKGMVGQSSGKLGDEDDIPAWQTPYVPLKRVKKTALVSSPSEENRLKVPELERENSSEDGRVGESIMRNHSSGSASSSPRFKKRVSFEDDPINRVRSFSAQSVTYEGIGHVGNNERKLDRKISYEEEPPKRFNTLKILKVEKMSDGTGRQDEVYDRQYSIDSIGSNEVFSKETPEECNNKEEENKLAKKDRVAVLIKQESEPGYVLRRGSDAVLIAKTKKERQEEKRRHSMCPMTAYNLRGSSTVAIDNKIEQAMDLVKSHLMFAVREEVEVLKEQIAELIERNNQLEYENGILRAAASPETLAKLAQPRQQPPPSSSS, from the exons ATGGAAGAAGGAGATGAGTACCCAGTCAGGAGGTTCTCCCTGCAGGAGCCGAGGTCAGCTGTAGGAAGCACTCCAGTACCTCCAGCCACCCCTCCACGGAGACGACACACTGTCACACAGGCTCCTATGATTGGTAGCTTGGAGTGCCAGCACAGGCCAAGATATGTTAGAACAGTACCCAGGTACTCCAGTGACGATTATTTCCAAGAAGAGTCTCTCTTGCCGGGTCAGCAGTATGTCCATTATTCTCCTACACGTTCACATTATCAAGGCATGACATTGCATAGACCAGCAGTTTCACACCCTCTGCGACCAGTCCAGGAGGTACAGCCATTTTACTCCACCCCAGTTTTCAACATGAGAGGTTCTATGGTTCAGCAAAGAGCTCAGTCAGGTCcgtttttttatgaagaaatgTTAAGTCCAGCAGAAGAGTATGCATTTTCTCCAACAAGAGATTCTTCAGAAGTACAGGGAATGCATGAATCTGTGGCAGGGATAAGATATTCTCCAAGAATGCCCTGTAAAAGCATGTGGCCATCTGGAAGGCAGTGCTCTGACCCTATGATGGAGGAAGAGTTTATGAGGTATCAGCCTCAGGCTGATGTAAGCCCTTGTAGTCTTCAGTACAACCAAGTAGGTCAGCAGGTTGTGAAACAGAATGCCCTTTCCATGAACCAACCACATTCTATATCAGTTGGTGGACAACagtatgtaccagtcaattCTTTCAGTCAGATGCCTGTAGCTTTTCAGAATCCAAATACAATGGCAGAGCAAGGGTATGACACACAAACATACCCCGGTGTTGTTTGTGAAACTGCTCAGATGAATGAGCAGCAATTGTCAGCTGCTATGCAACCTTCCATTCAACAGTTTGGACAGAATGTCCAGATGGTGCAACCAATACAGCAGCATGAGTCACAAATAACTCAAACCAGTCAGCAACAAATGATTCAGCAGTATCAGCAACAGCAGGTGCAGCAGCTGAATCAACCAGTTGTTCCCCAGTCTGATCTTTCTTGTCAGGGTGAGCATCAACCGTCTCTCAAAGGTATGGTAGGGCAAAGTTCTGGAAAACTTGGAGATGAAGATGACATACCTGCTTGGCAAACACCGTATGTACCattaaaaagagttaaaaaaacTGCATTGGTTTCTAGTCCGTCTGAAGAAAATAGGCTTAAAGTTCCAGAATTAGAGAGAGAAAATAGTTCTGAAGATGGAAGAGTTGGTGAATCTATCATGAGAAACCATAGCTCTGGATCAGCCTCAAGCTCTCCTAGATTTAAAAAGAGGGTATCCTTTGAGGATGATCCTATAAATAGAGTAAGGTCTTTCAGTGCTCAGAGCGTGACCTATGAAGGAATTGGTCATGTTGGCAACAATGAAAGGAAGTTGGATAGAAAAATAAGCTACGAAGAAGAACCACCTAAACGGTTTAACACATTGAAGATATTAAAGGTAGAGAAAATGTCAGATGGTACTGGAAGGCAGGATGAAGTATATGATAGACAGTACAGTATTGACAGTATTGGGAGCAATGAGGTCTTCAGTAAGGAAACACCTGAAGAATGCAACAATAAGGAAGAAGAAAATAAGTTAGCCAAAAAGGATAGAGTAGCAGTTCTAATCAAACAAGAGAGTGAACCAGGTTATGTGTTGCGGAGAGGTTCAGATGCAGTTTTGATTGCAAAGACAAAGAAAGAGAGACAGGAGGAGAAGAGGAGGCACTCCATGTGTCCGATGACAGCCTACAACCTGCG tGGGTCAAGTACAGTTGCCATCGACAACAAGATCGAACAGGCTATG